GCGACTGGTCGGCTCAGGCCGCTCCGTGGCCGGCAGCCTCGAGTAGCTCCCGAGCGTGATCTCGTGACGCTCTGGATTCCGGATCCCCGCCCAACATCCGAGCTACCTCCTCGACCCGGTCGTCACCGCACAGAGTGCGCACCATCGTAGTGGTGACACCTTGGCCCGCCTCCTTTTCTACGAGCAAATGTGAGTGCGCCCGTGAGGCTACCTGCGGAAGGTGGGTCACGACGAAAACCTGATGCCGGCCCGCCACCTCGGCGAGCTTCGCCGCAACAGAGGTAGCTACGACACCGCCCACACCGGAGTCGATCTCATCGAAGATCAACACCGGCACGCGGTCGACCGTCGCAAGAATCGACTTGAGCGCGAGCATGATACGTGAGAGCTCACCACCGCTCGCGATCCGGGATAATGGCATCGGATCGAATCCCTCATTGGGCGCGACCCGAAACTCGACGCTCTCCGCCCCGCCGGCTGAAACGGACTCATGCGACGACAGTCCTACAACAAAGGCGGCGCCACTGAGACCGAGTTCAGGTAACACCGTAGCCATAGCTTCTCCGAGCCGCTCCGCAGCAGCTCTACGCGCCGCGCTCAGCTCCGCCGCCACCCGGCCTAGTTCGAACGCAGCGGACTCCATCTGTGCCCGTATACGACCGAGGTCATGGTCCGCGTCATCAAGGTCCGCCAGCTCCGTGCGAACACGCTGTGCATTCGCAAGTATATCGGCGAGTTCCGGACCGTACTTCCGTTTCAATCGGAAGATGTAATCCAGCCGGGATCGGATCTCGTCCAAGCGTTCGGGATCATGGTCAACCGACGTCGAGTAATCTCCCATCCTCTGGCCGACGTCATCGACGATGACCGCGGCCTCAGTCAAGCGCTCGACCTCCTCCCGCAACCCAAGGTCGAACTCCGACAGCCGCTCGAGTTGCTGCCGCACCTCCGCCAGATGATCGGAGATCGCTTTCTCGCCATCGTACAACTTGCTGTGAACGGACCGGGCCCCCCTCGCGAGCTCTTCGCTGTGCTGGTGACGACCGGCTTCATTCTCCAACCGTTGGTCCTCGCCCGGCCCGAGTCCGGCCTCGTCGATCTCATCCAGCTGAAAACGGAGAAAATCAGCTCGACTTTCAATCTCCCTGCGCCGCTCCTCACGGGCCTCGAGCGCCGTCCGGAGGGCCTGAAGACCTGTGTAGCCTTGAGACACTGCACGTGCCAGTTCATAAGAGCCACCGTAGGCATCAAGGATGGCTCGCTGGTCTCGGGAACGCAGCAGCGTCTGATGCTCATGCTGCCCGTGGAGGTCAACCAGCGCAGTGCCTAAAGCACCGACCACACCTGCGGTGGCCGGGGATCCGCAGACCCAAGCCCGGTTCCTGCCTTCCGACGCGACCTCGCGCCGGAGAATGAGGAGGTCATCCTCGAGCCGAAAGCCATGGTCATCGACCAATCGCTTCACTGTGGGTAGCTCGCCGACTTCGAAGACTGCTTCCACCGTGGCCCGCTCAGCACCGACCCGGACCACATCGGAGGAGGCGCGTTCACCGAGCAACAGAGACAACGCACCAACAATGATCGATTTGCCCGCCCCGGTCTCTCCAGTCAAAGCATTGAGGCCCGGCCCTAGTTGGAGGGTGAGGTCCTCGACCACGGCGTAGTCACGGATGCGGAGTTCAACGAGCATGGAGCAGAACCTACGTCGCGAGGCCAGGGTGGCTCAATGGGCGATCGGGACGAATCCGTCGAACTAGGTCCGCTCAGGTGGGCGTGCAGCCCAATTGAGCTTGCGCCGCATCGTATTGAAGAACGTCTGTTCGGGCAGACGCACCAACGACATCGGTCGAGATTCGCGACTCACGATGACCTGCTGCCCGGGATCCAGCTTGTACACGACCCGTCCGTCGACGGTGACCTGATGATCGCCACCGGGGTCGAGCGACCCCACGCGGAGCGTTGCGTGAGCCGGCACCACCAGCGGCCGGACGGCCAGCGAGTGCGGACAGATCGGAGTGACAACGATTGCCTCGACCTCAGGGACGATGATCGGTCCCCCAGCGGACATGGAGTAGGCGGTAGAGCCTGTCGGGGTTGATATGATCACGCCGTCTGCAGCGAAACTCCCAACATCTTCCATGCCATCGAGGTCGTACTCGTCCTCGTCCACGCGAGACGCAGCGGCACCAATAGACAAAGTGAGTGGCGTCACACGGGCTGCGCCCGTGGTATGCACGACGACGTCGTTGAGTGCGTAGAATTTCTCGCCTGTGATTACACCTTCCATCTCGATCCGAGCATGAAGACGGAATCGATGCTCGATGACCGCATCTCCGGAAACGACCTTTTCCAGTCCCTCTTCGAGATGGACGTCGGGAATCGCGGTGAGGAAGCCCAGACGACCCAGATTCACCCCGACGACTGGGATATCCGTCCCGACGGCCAGTCGGCTGGCCCGCAGGAACGTGCCGTCGCCACCCAATGCTACGACCAGGTCGACGGGGTTCTCGATCAGATCGAGTGTCGTCCCCAGTCCGTGCCCAGCCTCCGTCTCTACGTCGACCGAAATGTCTCGAGCGGCCGCCCAGACCTTGAGGCGATCGACGATTCCCAGGACGTCCGGAGTGTGCTCACGGTAGACGACACCCAGACGTCGCACCGACCCAGAAAATCTGCCGGGCCGAGACTCGCCTGGTGGGTGGCTGCCTCCTTTCGTCATGCCGGCTCCAGTGTCGCGCCACGTGCGACGATATTCTTTACCTGGGCCGCGATTCCGGCTACATCGAGGCCGATTTCCACGAGAAGTTCTTCCCGCCCGCCATGCTGGATGAACCTGTCCGGCACGCCCAGCGTTCCAATCCGGGGAGAGACCTCTAATTCGAGGTCTGCAATCTCACGAGCCATATAGGCACCGAACCCGTTGGAAACCTGACCTTCCTCCAGAGTGATGACGGTCGGGTGGCTACGCACCATCTCCTCGAAAACGGCACGATCGTAGGGCTTGAGGAAGCGACAATTCACTACGGTGCAGTGAATCCCCTCTACGTCGAGCTCTTCAGCCGCGGCCATCGAACTAAGGACCATCGTCCCCGTCGCAAGTAGCACGCAATCGCCGCCGTTTCGGAGGACTTCCCACGTGTGAGGAGAGATCTCCGGAACTTGACTCAGATGGGGGACCTTCTCCGGAACAGCCGCTCGCGGCCAGCGCACACTCCACGGGCCATCATCGGCCTCGGTCGCCAATCTCAATAGCCCCAGCATTTCGGCACCATCCTTAGGAGCGGTAACCGTCATTCCAGGAATCATGAGCATATAGGCGATATCCAGCACCCCATGGTGCGTCGGCCCATCTTCCCCTGCGATACCGGCCCGGTCCATACCAAAGACGACAGATAGCCCCTGAAGCGCCACGTCGTGGACGATATTGTCGAAGCCCCTCTGCAGGAAGGTCGAGTAGATGGCCACAATCGGCTTCACGCCCTGGGTCGCGAGGCCTGCTGAGAAGGTGACTCCGTGCCCCTCGGCGATGCCGACGTCGAAGTAGCGATCGGGATGCGCCTTCTGGAACATGTCTGTCGAGGTTCCGTCGGGCATGGCAGCCGTGATCGCCACAACGCGAGGATCCGCGTCGGCCATCTCGATGAGGCCCTTTCCGAAGACCGCCTGATACCGAGGCAGCCCTGCGGACTTGGGACCACCCTGCCCCGTGACTTTGTCGAACGGCCCCTGCGCGTGCCATTTCCACGGGTCGTCTTCTGCGTGCGTAAAGCCCTTCCCCTTCTGCGTCAGGGTATGGACCAACACCGGGCCCTTCATTTCCTTGACCCGCTGGAAGGTGTCCACGAGCTCCTCGACGTCATGGCCGTCGATCGGACCGACGTATTTGAACCCTAGTTCTTCGAAGATGAGACCGGGGGTGAAGAGGTGCTTGAGACTCTCCTCCATGCGCCCAGCCAATTCTTCCATCACATCGCCGACGGCGGTTGGAGTCCGGTGCAGCGCTTCCTTCACGAGTCCGCGGACCTTGTTGTAGGCAGGATTCGTGATCATTCCCGTCAGGTACTTGTTCATCGCACCGACAGCGGGCGCGATCGACATGTCGTTGTCATTCAGCACGACGATGAAGTCTCGACCGGTGTGTCCGGCGTTGTTCAACGCCTCATAGGCCAGTCCGCAGCCCATCGCACCATCCCCGATGATCGCTACGACATCGAAGTCTTCATCGGTGAGGTCGCGCCCGACGGCAATGCCCCACGCAGCCGAGATCGAGGTCGCTGCGTGACCCGCACCGAAGGCATCGTACTCGGATTCATCGCGGCGGCAGAACGGCGCGAGGCCATCCTTGGTGCGAATTGTTGGGAGATCTTGGTTGCGACCGGTC
This region of Longimicrobiales bacterium genomic DNA includes:
- the recN gene encoding DNA repair protein RecN, encoding MLVELRIRDYAVVEDLTLQLGPGLNALTGETGAGKSIIVGALSLLLGERASSDVVRVGAERATVEAVFEVGELPTVKRLVDDHGFRLEDDLLILRREVASEGRNRAWVCGSPATAGVVGALGTALVDLHGQHEHQTLLRSRDQRAILDAYGGSYELARAVSQGYTGLQALRTALEAREERRREIESRADFLRFQLDEIDEAGLGPGEDQRLENEAGRHQHSEELARGARSVHSKLYDGEKAISDHLAEVRQQLERLSEFDLGLREEVERLTEAAVIVDDVGQRMGDYSTSVDHDPERLDEIRSRLDYIFRLKRKYGPELADILANAQRVRTELADLDDADHDLGRIRAQMESAAFELGRVAAELSAARRAAAERLGEAMATVLPELGLSGAAFVVGLSSHESVSAGGAESVEFRVAPNEGFDPMPLSRIASGGELSRIMLALKSILATVDRVPVLIFDEIDSGVGGVVATSVAAKLAEVAGRHQVFVVTHLPQVASRAHSHLLVEKEAGQGVTTTMVRTLCGDDRVEEVARMLGGDPESRASRDHARELLEAAGHGAA
- a CDS encoding NAD(+)/NADH kinase; translated protein: MTKGGSHPPGESRPGRFSGSVRRLGVVYREHTPDVLGIVDRLKVWAAARDISVDVETEAGHGLGTTLDLIENPVDLVVALGGDGTFLRASRLAVGTDIPVVGVNLGRLGFLTAIPDVHLEEGLEKVVSGDAVIEHRFRLHARIEMEGVITGEKFYALNDVVVHTTGAARVTPLTLSIGAAASRVDEDEYDLDGMEDVGSFAADGVIISTPTGSTAYSMSAGGPIIVPEVEAIVVTPICPHSLAVRPLVVPAHATLRVGSLDPGGDHQVTVDGRVVYKLDPGQQVIVSRESRPMSLVRLPEQTFFNTMRRKLNWAARPPERT
- the dxs gene encoding 1-deoxy-D-xylulose-5-phosphate synthase, which translates into the protein MSLLDQIKYPADLRRLKKSDLPKVVDAVRERHIDVVSQKGGHFGASLGVAELTVALHYAFETPRDQLIWDTGHQAYIHKILTGRNQDLPTIRTKDGLAPFCRRDESEYDAFGAGHAATSISAAWGIAVGRDLTDEDFDVVAIIGDGAMGCGLAYEALNNAGHTGRDFIVVLNDNDMSIAPAVGAMNKYLTGMITNPAYNKVRGLVKEALHRTPTAVGDVMEELAGRMEESLKHLFTPGLIFEELGFKYVGPIDGHDVEELVDTFQRVKEMKGPVLVHTLTQKGKGFTHAEDDPWKWHAQGPFDKVTGQGGPKSAGLPRYQAVFGKGLIEMADADPRVVAITAAMPDGTSTDMFQKAHPDRYFDVGIAEGHGVTFSAGLATQGVKPIVAIYSTFLQRGFDNIVHDVALQGLSVVFGMDRAGIAGEDGPTHHGVLDIAYMLMIPGMTVTAPKDGAEMLGLLRLATEADDGPWSVRWPRAAVPEKVPHLSQVPEISPHTWEVLRNGGDCVLLATGTMVLSSMAAAEELDVEGIHCTVVNCRFLKPYDRAVFEEMVRSHPTVITLEEGQVSNGFGAYMAREIADLELEVSPRIGTLGVPDRFIQHGGREELLVEIGLDVAGIAAQVKNIVARGATLEPA